CGCCAGCGCGTCCATGTTGTGGCGTGAAGCCACGGAATTGAGTACATAGGATTCCAGCATGGTGTCTTCGGCAATGCCCTGAAGGTCAATGTCGTGATTGGCCAGCACGTTCTTGTCGTATTTCAGGTTCTGCCCCAGCTTGGCCAGCTTCGGATCTTCAAGTAGTGGCTTCAACAGGCCCAGCACGTAGTCAGGTTCAAGCTGTTCCGGAGCCCCCATGTAGTCGTGACCGAAAGGCACGTAAGCGGCTTCGCCCGGCTCAATGGCAAAGGAAACGCCGACTACCCGGGCTTCCATATAGCGCAGGCTGGTAGTTTCGGTGTCAAAGGCAAACAGCGATGCGTTCTTCAGGCGCTCGATCCATTGGTTCAGTGTTTCACTATCGGTAATGACACTGTAGTTTTTTTCCGTTTTGGCTGTGGATGGCTGTCCCGCGGCTGGCTGGTCCGTCTGTTGGGAACTGGCCTTAGTCTGGCCGTTACCGTTTTCCAGTTCGTTGATCCAGGAGCGGAATTCGTATTCGCGGAACAGTTCCAGCAGTTCGGTGTCGTCCTGTTGGCGAAGTTGCAGGTCTTCCAGGCCGAAATCCAGCTTCACATCCGTGCGTATGGTGGCCAATTCATAGCTCAAGGGCAGGCTATCAATGGCTTCGCGCAGGTATTCTCCGATCTTTCCCTTCACCTCATCCGCATGCTCGATCACTTCGTCGAGGCTGTTCCAGGTCTGCAACCATTTGACGGCGGTTTTTGGGCCGCACTTGTTGACGCCGGGTATGTTGTCGACCTTGTCGCCCACCAGAGCCAGATAGTCGATAATCTGCTCGGGTTTGACACCGAACTTCTCCACCACGCCTTCCCGATCCATCCGGGTGTCAGTCATGGTGTTGATCAGGGTTACATGGTCGCTGACCAGTTGCGCCATGTCCTTGTCGCCGGTGGAAATCACCACGTCGATGCCTTTGCTGGTCGCTTCGTTGGCCAGGGTGCCGATCACATCATCGGCCTCCACTTCATCAACAATCAGCAGCGGCAGGCCCATGGCACGCACGATCTCGTGTATTGGTTTGATCTGGACACCCAGGTCCTCTGGCATGGGAGGGCGATTGGCCTTGTATTCTTCATACAGATCGTGGCGGAAGGTCTTACCCTTTGCGTCAAAAACCACCACCATTTTCGAGCCGGGAAAGTCCTGCTCCAGCTTGCGGATCATGCTGATAACGCCCTTGATGGCGCCTGTTGGCTGGCTCTTGCTGGTCATCAGGGGGGGCAGCGCGTGATAGGCACGGAACAGGTAGGATGAACCATCTACCAGAACCACCGGCGGAGTCTTATTCTGTGTCATGTCAAAACGGACCCGGATTGTGATTGAAGCATGGGTTGGCTTGTGCAAGTCTTTGGGTATGTAGAACCTTTCGGATCAGAGGGTATCATGAAACCAGAATTGATCGCCTGCTGCGCACTGACTCTCGGCCTGTTTGCGGTTTCGGCCGTCGGCCAGGAGGAAACTGACATGTCTTCGGACAATACCGGCGAGGCACCAAAAGAGCCGGTGGTGGTGTCCGATTACCAGCCACCGGGTTCGGAAGCCCAGATCGTCATCCGTCCGGGAGACGGAAAAGAGGTGTTTTATGAATACCGGGTCAACGGCGAGCTGGTTGAGATAAAGGTCGTCCCCGACGTTGGGCCTGCCTATTATCTGGTGCCGGCTGACGGCGGCGGATGGATTCGGGAAACTGAAACCGAGCTGCTGGTGCCAAGCTGGGTGCTGTTCCGCTGGTAACCGTCAGATAAGATCGACGGCGACGCCGTCCGAGCGACGACTTTCCCGACCCTGGTCATCCACGGCGGTAACACTGAACTCGTAAGCTCCCGGTTTGAAACGGGTCAGGGTAAAGGCGGTTCCTTTCTCAACCGGAAGTGGAATCGCCTTGAAGGTATCGTGATGCCGCAGCCGGTAATAGATGCGGTATTCCTTGATATCACTGCTGTAAAGCCGGGAACCATCTTCCCGTGTGGCTGGCGCTTCCCACCTTAATGTCGGCCGGTCGCTGGTCGTCAGGGGCTGGCTCGTCCCGCTGACTTCCTGGCAGCCGCTGCTCATCAGCAGTGGTAGAAGTGCACATAGGCTGATGAACCGCATTGCCGATGATCGGTCGGGTCTACCTGTCATGATTACTCTCGCTGTGAGTTGCACGCAGATCAAAGTGCGTGTGTATCAGAAAGTGAAGCCGGAATAATGCAGGTAGACGGACACGCGTTTTCACCGCACGCATTATGCCGTCTGGTCGGGAATCATCAAGCGGGGGTTCGTTAAAAGTTGTTCACCGATAAAAATTTTTTTCTAGTTAGTATGATCATTCTAATTTTTGAGCTTACTGTGAAGAGGTGAAGTCATAGAACGGCCTGATAAATCCGGCCGACATGATGCAGATTTAAAGTTAGCAAGCACGCATCGAAACCATTAAGGAGAAAGACTATGGGTAAGCTCAAAACATATCAGGAACAGCTTCAGGAAATCGTTGAAAAAGGCATCAACGCCGCTGAAGAGCAGCAGAAGAAACTGGCTTCCAAGCCGTTTGAGTATGCTGAGAAGCTCGAAAGCGAAGCTCGTGAGTACAGTGTCAAGACACTGCGTACCCGTTACTACGGCTACAGCGAAAACCTGTTCGAGCAGCTGCGCAGCCTGAACACCCGTTTCGGCAGCTTTGCCGGTGACCTGGTAGCTCGCCTCGAGAAGGAAGCCTCTGAAGGTGTGGCTGACGCCGCTGACGAAGTAACCAGCGCTGCTCAGTCCACCAAGAGCAAAGTAGCCGGCGGTACCACTGCCAAGAAAACGGCGGCACGCAAGACCAGCACCGCCAAGAAGACCACAACTACCGCATCTGCCTGATAGGTCTGATTCGGGTTGTTAAAAGGCCGCCTCCGGGCGGCCTTTTTAATGACGGGTTGTTTTATTTGGACGGTTTATCCGACGGGACTTCCAGGGGAACGGTGCGCTGTTGATCGGTGATGACTTCGAGGCGCTTGATGTCTTCCAGAAACTGGCGTTTCACCGCTTCGATCTCGGCTCTCTGAGCGTTGATTTCCTGCTCTATTTCGCGGATATCGGCTTCAAGGCGGCGGATTTTCTTAAGGGTTGCTTCCGGAATATCGCGGCCGGCACGTTCAAGGTCTGCAGCCCTGGCCTGCTCGGCGTCCAGTTGGTTTTCGATAACTGATATGTTGCCCTGCTTGAGTTGCGAAAGGCCCCGGAGTTCCAGAATCTTGCGGTGCATGGCCCGCACAGCCTGGTCCGGATTACTGTACCGTTCCAGCAGCTTGCGGTCCTGTTCCATCCGGCGTGCCCGGGCTTCCTGGCGGCGCTTCTCGGCGGCTCGCTCGGCAAGTTCTTCCTCGGTTGGGGCAGGCGCAACCGTATCGATGACCCGGCCATCGCTACTCAGGATATCGTAACCCCGCTTCGAAGCTTCCTGGGGGATAGTGTTGCTGATCACGACCTGGCCGTTCTCATCCTTGTAGCGGTACATTGCTGCGGAAACGGTCGCGGCGGAGAGCAGCAGGGCCAGGGTAGAGGCAATGATGGCAGGCCGGATCAGATGATTCATGGTGTGATGTCACGCTCTGGTCAACGAATGATGCTCAGGGAAGCATACCAAAACCGGCGCAATATGCCATGTGGGCCGGTCAGATGCCGTATTTTTGCCGATAGCTCGCCACGCTGGCGGCATGGTCTTCGAAGCCTGGGCGGTTATTGAGGTAGTCAAGAACCTGATCGAGTTTGATAATGCTGACGACCGGAATGCCAAAAGTGTCCTGTACTTCCTGAATGGCAGACAGTTCACCGGCGCCCCGTTCCTGGCGATCAAGGGCGATCAGCACGCCGGCAGGGCGGGCGCCGGCGCTTTTTATCAGATCCATGGATTCGCGGATAGCGGTGCCTGCAGTGATAACGTCGTCAACAATCAGGACATTGCCCTGCAGAGGCGCGCCAACAATATTGCCGCCCTCACCGTGGTCTTTCTTTTCCTTGCGGTTGAAAGCAAAGGGTTTGTTGATCCCGTTTGAGGCAAGTGCCATGGCGGTCACCGTCGCCAAGGGAATGCCCTTATAGGCTGGCCCGAAAATAATGTCATAATTTAGCTCGCTGCGTTCGAGGGCTGCGGCATAGGCTTTGCTTAGTTCCAGCAGGTCCTCGCCGGTATTGAACAAGCCGGCGTTGAAAAAGTAAGGGCTGGTGCGGCCGGATTTGAGCGTAAATTCCCCGAAGCGCAGGGCATCCCGGCGAATGGCAAACTCAATGAATTTCTGCTGATAGTCATGCATGGCAAGGTTTCTGGCGGGTCTGGAACTTTAATTGAAGCGTAAAAACAGTATGATACACACAAACCGGATCAGGGAACACGTATGCGCGTCGTAACAATAAGCGTCAATGGCCTCGCGCAGGCCGTTGAAAAGGGTTTCTTTGAATGGCTGGCCCGGCAGGATGCCGACGTGGTCTGCGTTCAGGATCACCGCATGCGCGCCTATGAAATTGAGGATTTCAACCTCATCCCTGAGGGCTATGAAGCCTACTTTATCGACGGCGAGCACAACGAGGACGGCGGCGTCGGCATCTACACCCGCCACTTCCCCAAGGCCATTATGTATGGCTTCGCCAGCGAGCAGGCAGACCGTGAGGGCCGTTTCATCCAGGCGGATTTTGACAAGGTGTCTGTGGCTTCGGTGCTGGCTCCCTGCGCCCTGGGCCGGGAAGACGAGCTTACCGGCAGCGACGATCTGACGGTGCTGGATCACAAGGACGAGTTCATGGAGTCTTTTGGGCTTCATATGCAGAAAACCCTGCGCAAACGCCGGCAATTCATCTTCGGTGCCAACCTGCAGACCGCCCATCACGTAACCGATGCCAGCCCGCTCTATCACAAACTCGATTTTTCCGGATTCCTGCCCCATGAAAGGGCATGGCTGGACCGTTTGTTTGATGAAATGGGCTGTGTGGATGCATTTCGCGACCTGAACAAGCAGAGCAACCAGTTCACCTGGTGGCCGGAGCAGGCCGAGGGCTCACGGAAAAAGGCGGGTATTCGGGTGGACTACCAGCTGCTGACGCCGGGCATTCGCAAAACTGTCCTGGACGGCTGGATTGATGATTCAACCCGGTTCTCCGACCACGCGCCGGTGATTATGGATTACGACATCGAAATCGGGCTTTAGGTTTGGAGTCGAGCGCACATGGATGTGCTTGTAGCGTGCCCGGAGAAGAATTCCCCTCCGAACACGCGACACCGAGGCACCTCAGACAGATAACGCCGCCTTCTGGGCTTCAAACAACTGGTTAATACCAAGTTTCGCCAGCTTCAGCATCCCATCCAGCTCTTCCTGCTCAAACGGCGCACCTTCCGCAGTTCCCTGAATCTCAATGAAGCCGCCTTGATCGGTCATGATGACGTTCATGTCCGTTTCGGCCTCTGAGTCTTCCGGATAATCCAGATCCAGAACCGGCGTGCCTTTGTAGACACCCACCGAGAACGCAGCAATCATCTGTTTCAGCGGCGACTTTTTCAGCCGACCTTCTTTCACCAGAAAATTCAGTGCATCCACCAGCGCCACGCAGCCGCCGGTAATCGCCGCTGTGCGGGTGCCACCGTCGGCCTGAATAACGTCACAGTCGATGGTGATGGAATGCTCGCCCAGGGCTTTCAGGTCGACCGCTGCGCGCAGTGAGCGGCCGATCAGGCGCTGGATTTCCACGGTGCGGCCACCCTGCTTGCCGCGGGCGGCTTCGCGGCCCATGCGGCTGCCGGTAGAGCGGGGCAGCATGCCGTATTCGGCGGTGATCCAGCCCTGGCCCTGGCCGCGCAAAAACGGTGGGACCTTGTTTTCCACGGATGCGGTGCAAATGACCTTGGTGTCGCCAAATTCCACCAGCACCGAGCCCTCGGCATGGCGGGTGAATTGGCGGGTGATTCGGATATCGCGGGGTTGTTCCGGCGTTCTTCCGCTCGGTCTCATAGTGAATCCTGATAATGCGAGTGAGTGTCCGGGACAGCTGCCCGGTCTTTTGCCAAACTGAAAGGGCAGGGAGTATAACACGCGGCAGCCCCGGGTGTTCTGATAGGGTGTTCTGATAGACTGGTGAGACAATCTGCCACCCAAGCCGGGTCCTCACTGAGGGGCATTTTATGATTCGAAGTATGACGGCCTTTGCCCGTCGGGACACCCAAGGCGACTGGGGCGTTCTCACCTGTGAAATCCGCACGGTCAATCACCGGTACCTGGAGCCTTCTTTTCGTCTGCCTGAAGCGCTTCGCGAACTGGAGAACCGCTTCCGAGAGCAGCTGCGAACTCAACTTCGACGGGGCAAAGTGGATGTGGCCCTGCGGTTCCAGTCCACCGAAACCAGGCCGCGCCTGGAGATCGACGAGTCCATGGCCAAGGCGGTGAATGACGCGGCCAATCATATCAACCGCATGCTCGACAACCCGGCCCATCTGAGTGCCCTGGATGTACTGCGCTGGCCCGGGGTTTTGGCATCTGCCGAGCAGGATTACAGCAGCGCGAAGAAAGCCGCTGACGGGCTGTTTGCCGAAACCGTCTCAGAGCTTGTTTCGGTGCGTGAGCGAGAAGGCGAGCGCCTGCGGCCGCTGTTCGACGAGCGGCTGGAAACCATGGCGACTCTGGTGGCCGACGTTCGCAAATTGATGCCGACGCTTCTGCAAGCTCAGGAAGAAACCCTGCGAAACCGGTTTGCCCAGGCGAGAGTAGAGCTTGATCC
This DNA window, taken from Marinobacter halotolerans, encodes the following:
- a CDS encoding DUF4124 domain-containing protein, whose product is MNHLIRPAIIASTLALLLSAATVSAAMYRYKDENGQVVISNTIPQEASKRGYDILSSDGRVIDTVAPAPTEEELAERAAEKRRQEARARRMEQDRKLLERYSNPDQAVRAMHRKILELRGLSQLKQGNISVIENQLDAEQARAADLERAGRDIPEATLKKIRRLEADIREIEQEINAQRAEIEAVKRQFLEDIKRLEVITDQQRTVPLEVPSDKPSK
- a CDS encoding YicC/YloC family endoribonuclease, encoding MIRSMTAFARRDTQGDWGVLTCEIRTVNHRYLEPSFRLPEALRELENRFREQLRTQLRRGKVDVALRFQSTETRPRLEIDESMAKAVNDAANHINRMLDNPAHLSALDVLRWPGVLASAEQDYSSAKKAADGLFAETVSELVSVREREGERLRPLFDERLETMATLVADVRKLMPTLLQAQEETLRNRFAQARVELDPDRLAQEMVMLAQKSDVAEELDRLDAHIQEVTHVFQSDEAIGRKLDFLMQELNREANTLSSKSIDARVTRAAVDLKVLIEQMREQVQNVE
- the pyrE gene encoding orotate phosphoribosyltransferase, with product MHDYQQKFIEFAIRRDALRFGEFTLKSGRTSPYFFNAGLFNTGEDLLELSKAYAAALERSELNYDIIFGPAYKGIPLATVTAMALASNGINKPFAFNRKEKKDHGEGGNIVGAPLQGNVLIVDDVITAGTAIRESMDLIKSAGARPAGVLIALDRQERGAGELSAIQEVQDTFGIPVVSIIKLDQVLDYLNNRPGFEDHAASVASYRQKYGI
- a CDS encoding exodeoxyribonuclease III gives rise to the protein MRVVTISVNGLAQAVEKGFFEWLARQDADVVCVQDHRMRAYEIEDFNLIPEGYEAYFIDGEHNEDGGVGIYTRHFPKAIMYGFASEQADREGRFIQADFDKVSVASVLAPCALGREDELTGSDDLTVLDHKDEFMESFGLHMQKTLRKRRQFIFGANLQTAHHVTDASPLYHKLDFSGFLPHERAWLDRLFDEMGCVDAFRDLNKQSNQFTWWPEQAEGSRKKAGIRVDYQLLTPGIRKTVLDGWIDDSTRFSDHAPVIMDYDIEIGL
- a CDS encoding DUF2782 domain-containing protein; protein product: MKPELIACCALTLGLFAVSAVGQEETDMSSDNTGEAPKEPVVVSDYQPPGSEAQIVIRPGDGKEVFYEYRVNGELVEIKVVPDVGPAYYLVPADGGGWIRETETELLVPSWVLFRW
- the rph gene encoding ribonuclease PH, which encodes MRPSGRTPEQPRDIRITRQFTRHAEGSVLVEFGDTKVICTASVENKVPPFLRGQGQGWITAEYGMLPRSTGSRMGREAARGKQGGRTVEIQRLIGRSLRAAVDLKALGEHSITIDCDVIQADGGTRTAAITGGCVALVDALNFLVKEGRLKKSPLKQMIAAFSVGVYKGTPVLDLDYPEDSEAETDMNVIMTDQGGFIEIQGTAEGAPFEQEELDGMLKLAKLGINQLFEAQKAALSV
- a CDS encoding fibronectin type III domain-containing protein; its protein translation is MTGRPDRSSAMRFISLCALLPLLMSSGCQEVSGTSQPLTTSDRPTLRWEAPATREDGSRLYSSDIKEYRIYYRLRHHDTFKAIPLPVEKGTAFTLTRFKPGAYEFSVTAVDDQGRESRRSDGVAVDLI